A single Paracoccus pantotrophus DNA region contains:
- the hypC gene encoding HypC/HybG/HupF family hydrogenase formation chaperone → MCLGIPGRIIAMTDPARMMAMAEVSGVRREVNIACVAEGPPEGLIGRWVLIHVGFAMSLIDEDEAARTLAALQELGEAQEALEQMAEADREMAR, encoded by the coding sequence ATGTGTCTGGGAATTCCCGGTCGCATCATCGCCATGACCGATCCCGCGCGGATGATGGCCATGGCCGAGGTCTCGGGCGTGCGCCGCGAGGTCAATATCGCCTGCGTGGCCGAGGGGCCGCCCGAGGGGCTGATCGGCCGCTGGGTGCTGATCCATGTCGGTTTCGCCATGAGCCTGATCGACGAGGACGAGGCGGCGCGCACGCTGGCCGCGCTGCAGGAACTGGGCGAGGCGCAGGAGGCGCTTGAACAGATGGCCGAAGCCGACCGGGAGATGGCACGATGA
- the hypD gene encoding hydrogenase formation protein HypD, whose amino-acid sequence MKFASEFRDPKAARALLAAIARRAEQIGASREKPVHIMEICGGHTHSIFRYGLDKLVHEGVEFIHGPGCPVCVLPRARIDESIQIARRPGVIFTTFGDAMRVPGRSQSLLQARAAGADIRMVYSPLDALALARKYPERDVVFFGLGFETTTPSTALAIQQAAREGLGNFSVFCNHITVPEPIHALLKDPHMVLDGFIGPGHVSMVIGVHPYDFIARDFQKPLVVAGFEPTDLLQSVLMVLDQIAEGRAEVENQYARVVPEEGNPVSLAAIADVYERRPSFEWRGLGEIDASGLRIRPKYAAFDAEEKFGIGYAVARNPAPEPEGCACGAVMTGRLKPTACPHFGKGCTPDMPLGALMVSSEGACAAYWQYGGARVAAE is encoded by the coding sequence ATGAAATTCGCTTCGGAATTCCGCGATCCCAAGGCGGCGCGCGCACTGCTGGCCGCGATTGCCCGCCGCGCCGAGCAGATCGGCGCCAGCCGCGAAAAGCCGGTGCATATCATGGAGATCTGCGGCGGCCACACCCATTCGATCTTTCGCTATGGTCTGGACAAGCTGGTGCATGAAGGCGTGGAATTCATCCACGGCCCCGGCTGTCCGGTTTGCGTTCTGCCGCGTGCGCGGATCGACGAATCCATCCAGATTGCCAGGCGTCCGGGCGTCATCTTCACCACCTTTGGCGATGCGATGCGGGTGCCGGGCCGGTCGCAATCGCTGTTGCAGGCGCGGGCGGCGGGGGCGGATATCCGCATGGTCTATTCGCCGCTGGATGCCCTGGCTCTGGCCCGGAAATACCCCGAACGCGACGTGGTGTTCTTTGGTCTGGGCTTCGAGACGACGACCCCTTCGACCGCGCTGGCCATCCAGCAGGCCGCGCGGGAGGGGTTGGGCAATTTCAGCGTCTTCTGCAACCATATCACCGTGCCCGAACCCATCCACGCCCTGCTGAAGGATCCGCATATGGTGCTGGACGGGTTCATCGGGCCGGGTCATGTCTCGATGGTCATCGGCGTGCATCCCTATGATTTCATTGCCCGGGACTTCCAGAAACCGCTTGTCGTCGCAGGGTTCGAGCCGACCGATCTTCTGCAATCGGTGCTGATGGTGCTGGACCAGATCGCCGAGGGGCGCGCCGAGGTCGAAAACCAATATGCCCGCGTGGTCCCCGAGGAGGGCAATCCGGTCAGTCTGGCCGCCATTGCCGATGTTTATGAACGGCGCCCCAGCTTTGAATGGCGCGGTCTGGGTGAGATCGACGCCAGCGGATTGCGCATCCGCCCGAAATACGCAGCCTTCGACGCCGAGGAAAAATTCGGCATCGGCTATGCGGTGGCGCGCAACCCGGCGCCGGAACCCGAGGGCTGCGCCTGTGGCGCGGTCATGACGGGGCGGCTCAAACCGACGGCCTGCCCGCATTTCGGCAAGGGCTGCACGCCGGACATGCCGCTGGGGGCGCTGATGGTCAGCTCGGAAGGGGCTTGCGCGGCCTATTGGCAATATGGCGGCGCGCGGGTCGCGGCGGAATAG
- the hypE gene encoding hydrogenase expression/formation protein HypE has protein sequence MNAIAFGVLRDSHVTLSHGGGGKAMADLIETVFFPAFGPGSGEDQARLTADALCEPGARLALTTDSFVVTPLEFPGGDIGKLAVCGAVNDLAVGGARPLWLSAAFIIEEGCEIALLQRVVASMAREAALAGVRIVTGDTKVVGRGSADGLFVTTSGVGVIPAGRDLAAARIRPGDVVLVNGVLGDHGAAILAARGDLALSTDLVSDCQGLGHLMEAVLAVAPGTRAARDATRGGLAAALNEMALAAGCGIEIREEALPLRPEVRGVCEILGLDPLYLANEGTLVLFVPEAEAEAALTAMRSRPEGQGAAIIGRAVAASEGGAHTARVQMVTSFGGCRIVDRLVGEQLPRIC, from the coding sequence ATGAACGCAATTGCTTTCGGAGTGCTGCGCGACAGCCATGTGACCCTGTCGCATGGCGGTGGCGGCAAGGCGATGGCCGATCTGATCGAGACCGTCTTTTTTCCCGCCTTCGGCCCCGGTTCGGGCGAAGATCAGGCGCGGCTGACGGCGGATGCGCTGTGTGAACCCGGCGCGCGGCTGGCCTTGACCACCGACAGTTTCGTGGTCACGCCGCTGGAATTTCCCGGCGGCGATATCGGCAAGCTGGCGGTCTGCGGCGCGGTGAACGATCTGGCCGTCGGCGGGGCACGACCGCTGTGGCTGTCGGCGGCGTTCATTATCGAGGAAGGCTGCGAGATCGCGCTGTTGCAGCGCGTGGTCGCCTCGATGGCGCGTGAGGCGGCGCTGGCCGGGGTGCGGATCGTGACCGGCGACACCAAGGTCGTCGGGCGCGGATCGGCGGACGGGCTGTTCGTCACCACCTCGGGCGTCGGCGTGATCCCGGCGGGGCGCGATCTGGCTGCGGCGCGGATCAGGCCGGGCGATGTCGTGCTGGTCAATGGCGTGCTGGGCGATCATGGCGCGGCCATTCTGGCGGCGCGCGGCGATCTGGCGCTGTCGACGGATCTGGTCTCGGACTGTCAGGGGCTTGGGCATCTGATGGAGGCGGTGCTGGCCGTCGCCCCCGGCACCCGCGCCGCTCGCGATGCGACCCGCGGGGGGCTTGCCGCGGCGCTGAATGAAATGGCGCTGGCGGCAGGGTGCGGCATCGAGATCAGGGAAGAGGCGCTGCCCTTGCGCCCCGAGGTGCGCGGGGTCTGCGAAATTCTTGGCCTTGATCCGCTCTATCTTGCCAATGAGGGAACCCTGGTCCTGTTCGTGCCCGAGGCCGAGGCTGAGGCCGCGCTGACTGCGATGCGTTCCCGCCCCGAAGGGCAGGGCGCCGCAATCATCGGCCGCGCCGTCGCCGCATCCGAGGGGGGCGCCCATACGGCCCGTGTGCAGATGGTGACCTCCTTCGGCGGGTGCCGCATCGTCGACCGCCTCGTGGGCGAACAACTGCCGCGGATCTGCTGA
- a CDS encoding IS110 family RNA-guided transposase produces MIARDTSHLIRDLAREIHEELARLDRRIASCSRRIRAVFRTDKACQRIGQVEGIGPVTATALVAAVGDRSCFRNGRQFAAWLGLVPKQRSSGGKSRLFGISKRGDRYLRTLMIHGARAVLGKAHGKTDPRSQWIDRMREPRHPNIVAVALANKNARVVWSLLAGDEDYRPAQVAAAG; encoded by the coding sequence GTGATTGCCCGTGATACCAGCCACCTGATTCGCGACCTCGCGCGGGAAATTCATGAGGAACTGGCCAGACTTGATCGGCGCATCGCGTCCTGCAGTCGCAGGATCCGCGCTGTTTTCCGAACCGACAAGGCATGCCAGCGTATCGGGCAAGTCGAGGGCATCGGGCCGGTCACTGCAACCGCACTGGTCGCGGCGGTCGGCGACCGGAGCTGCTTCAGGAACGGGCGTCAGTTTGCCGCTTGGCTCGGACTGGTTCCGAAACAGCGATCAAGTGGCGGGAAGTCTCGCCTGTTCGGCATCAGCAAACGGGGTGATCGATACCTGCGCACTTTGATGATCCACGGCGCGCGCGCCGTTCTCGGCAAAGCCCATGGCAAGACCGATCCCAGAAGCCAGTGGATTGATCGTATGCGGGAACCGCGGCATCCGAACATCGTGGCTGTCGCTTTGGCGAACAAGAACGCCCGGGTCGTGTGGTCGCTTCTTGCAGGTGACGAAGACTATCGACCGGCGCAAGTCGCCGCGGCTGGCTGA